The DNA segment TGATTAGGAAGAAGTTATATTCAAGGTGGGGCTGTGCACTGGACAAGTCCCGCTTATAGAGTTCCAATTTGTTCGGTAGCTTATATCAACCGAGACCAGCTTGCGAAAAagtgtttttgatttttgtattttgaccAAAGGGCCTGTCTAACATCTACCTATGGATgtgataaatttcttttttgggaaAAAAGCTGACCGAGCGTGACGCCATGATTAATCGATGTAGAACTGAAATCACTCTAAATGCAGCCCCGGTGCCTGTTTACGAAACCCCATTTCCTGTTGGTAATTTTTATCACAACctttatccttggactgagaaaagtctttgccCGACTTAAACTCGGTGCTGATTCCTCATCACTCGAGCTCCGGTTCCCGAACTTGTTTCAGTTTCGATTGATAGAAGTTTCGATTGTCACATACATTGATTTCATTTctgcttttattttaattttgattttcattatGTGATGCCCAATTTTCAACCGAACAACTGAACAGAATATAACAATCTTCGTTCATGCGTTGCCCAATGATGTTACATCGGTTGCTCCAGAGTTGTAAGTCGGGCTTTTTGGGTCAATGTCGGGTTCGTGCCGGGTTCAGGTCTCGTTTGGGCTTAagcttaaaaaaaaaaattcggGCCAGATTCGGGCCCGAATTTATACTCACACTCTGCCACATTTGCGCtgtaatttcactttcttttcACAAATGTGCATGTGCGCAGAGTGCTAAAACCACTGGCAAGGAGCAAAGCGCAACTTACAAAAGGATAACATCAAAAGATGATTTTAAATCattcaataaatttaactcTCCGGCTTAAATCGGGCTTCAAAAAATTCTTCGAACTCGGACTGAGCTCGGGTTTGTATTTTCAGGTTCGAGCCAAgtttatgttaaaattttaaggcTAGTTTACAACTCCAGGTAGCTCAACAGGGATTCGAGCCCTGGTCGCATTATTTGGTGCCAGACGCTCTAACCGTTCCGCCACTGAGCCAACaaatttgatcaattttgGTCATTTTAGTCGACCTTATCAGCTGCTGTAGTCAAATATCTAAAAGCCTAAACATAACAATTAAAGTTGGAGTTGCAGTTTGTTTGAAGACGTGCTTATGTTAAGCAAAGTCTTTCAAGTCCAGGATATCCCGCTTTAACGGCTAGTCAACTATAGACAACATTTGctcttttaaacttttaataacaatCAATCTCTTAACTCGGGCATGTGTAGAATAAAAACAACGGTATTCTCATCATTGCAAGTATAAACAGCCTTTGCTTTGATATTCAAAACGTTACTGGAATAAAGAGCGAATTCCCATCGCAGACGCGCAGTCAACCATTATTAGGAGCGATCAGACAAGAAATTGCGAGCAGCGTAACCTGCCTCGGGAAGTAGATGTATAGGGGAGGACATAAAACGTGTAAGGTTTGTGTATCTAAAACTTgctaaaaagcaataaaaagaaTCACAGGTGGCTCAAAACATTGATACTCAAAGTCACATATCCTGAGTGAAAAACCTCTAAGTACATATCTAAAAACAGATCTAAAACAAATCAATAGTGCCGTGCTCAACTAATACTATTGTATGTCGTATTATAATAACCGATACTAATACTATAAACTATATAATAGTGCTAAACTAACACTAGACCTATCGGCGTTGGTATTATACAAGAAAttataaaacgtgaaattTCATGATACTTATACGCTATAGAGCTGCACTtgcaacgttttgcaattacaATATATGTGACAGAGTGGAAAATTACACAAACGAAGACGGAaaacaagaaagaaaaatgtttcagaCCAAAGAGTTAAAATCTCCTCCTCCTTTCAACATGACCATACTGAAGAATTTAGCTTACAACGTCTACACTCGTCGATTCCTTCGCTGGGTGATTTTTGAAAGCGAAAAGGCGAAAGCGCTCCTGGAATGGTCGCGAGACACGTTGACACCGGATGAGCATTACTGGCTGATGCTGGATGCTCTGGAAGAAGCTCCGGGAAGAAGTGGACGAATAAGTTGGTCGTCTCCAGCAAAATATGTAAAGTGGAAATCTCTTAAGAATGATTGCTCAGGTTTGTCAAAAGaattctttttaaatattgcaatTAAGTTATAGAAAATTAAGATACATATAATTATAaagttttggaaaagaactatTGGTTTCGTGTTTATACGCTAATAGCTGATTTATGATAGTAACGAATATTATGATTGATAATATAGTTAGAAATTTTCGTGTCGCGTGTTaatctatatatattacaaaTTTACTGCTTACACTCATCAGTTTTTTACATGTattcttatttaaaaaaaacactggaCTTATtggatttttatttgtaacattCTTCAATAGGTTACTGGCGACACTCCAGCTGCGTTTATGGTGCAGGAGACGTAAACCAACTTATCCGTAGGAGGTCGCTATTTGCCAACAAGTTTGATGTGAAACATGACTCGCTTCCGATCACGTGTTTGCGGGAACATTTGGAAAAGAAGAAACGAAAAGAAAGACTCGAGATCCAATGATCATCGAAGTAACATCAGGATGAAATAACACACACTTTCATTCCCTTGCCACAAATGCAGAGGCCTCAAACGGCTTTTATGCAATTCTAAAACTTGCCCATATTTGGACATTTATTGCGCCTTAAAACGATTATTTTCGTCAGAACAAGGTGatataaatattattgttatcattttttgccactttctaaaattataataaaatcgGTTGTTCTGCTGCATATATTTTAACAAGGCTTCGATGTATCCAGTCGTAAATAATATCGTTGATTTGCATTGTGCAAGTTATTTACTATAATTCTGTTATTTCTATACGTTCTAAAGTCAGTGCTAAATACACACTGTATCATGTTTTGTTCCTTATTGCAATAAAGGAAAATTAAGATTCATATGTATTTTAAAAGTCGGTCTTTGTTGCATTAAATGCGATTAAGGTAAGCTCATATTTTATTCTGTTAACTACAGCACAGTGCCATGTTTCGGTAAGCGCATATCCTCCATAAAGTATACACTAATTAGAAATGGACTTATCACACATACACAGTCAATTTATACAGGTTAGATAAAGATTTGTAAAGAAGTATTTGAAGTAAATAAGATTTCTAGAATCCACATGCTTGACGTTTTTAACCATTTATCGAAATAGTTTTCTGCATGTCTATGAATTACCATGACTTATAAATACGATCCAGTCTAAACTAATCTATAAACGCACCGTTTCAAGCAGACATCGTTTCTTGTTCTGGTTGGCTCTGAAGAAATTTTTTCCCTAAGAACAAGCCATGCTTCAGAGATATCCATTCTACTTCACTATGAATGGCTTGATATGTTCtcgatttatttttctttccaATCCTGTTGGACTTAACTGATGAATCGCAGCTGGGAAAATCAATCAACTGCGAGTAGCAAATGTTCCGCAGAGCCATCGAAATCTTAtagtttattaatttttttgaaatttcttagTTTTAAGTAGTAATTTCAACTGCAatctaaaaaattaacaaacactAGTTCAACTACATTATGTCCTTGCAAAATTTTCCAGACCATTGCCTAAGTTTTagataaagtttattaaatgttacattatttttcaattaaatttctCCCCCTTATGTGTTTACGTTACTCACAGTAGACTACTTTTTGTGTTGCGTTGCGTTGATTGCCTCAGTTTCTGGTGATTCTTACCTTTAGTTTcgtaaaaaacgttttcactGCACCTAAAtagttattttcatttgtaatCACTTTATTTGTGTCGTATTGTTTTACATATTACAGTCATTAACATCATGTTCTGGTCATAAAGATATTTCCTTGCGCAAACATATAAATTACAGCTAGTTACATTACTACTACTAAATTATATTACTGCGCAAACATATAAATTACTATTGCTGTTTACTGGTATGTTTGTCTAATGTCTACCTGAATAAGCTTTGCAAGGTTTATCACGGCCGGTGAAAGTGTGAAAGTTATAAAACAATCGTAAAGTTTATCATATACAAATTAATCGTAACTGATCTGTTTTACCTGTGACAAGCGGAAACAGGGACCGACATTTCCAGAAGTAAATAGAAATTATATACACTGAAAATATACGAGACGACTCAAGTTCACATTTGCTTTAACAAACTGTGTAAACTAAATCGATTCTGAAAGTTTTGGATTTGAATCTTTTTTAAACGACGTGTAAGTTGCACCACACACTAATGTCAGAATCAACATTCTCTGTTTTAACAGCAGTTACATAACggtagttatatatatataatcagTCAGTTTAACGGTAGTTATATATATAGTCACACTTTTTGACCTGTAACATCAATTACAAGGTTGTCAAATTTAACAGCTAAATGAATCGTTTGAATTTCAATTTCGCATTATTGCGATTTTCCAGGAATGCTTGagatacaaataaaaaagagaaaaattagTTCATCGCTCAGAGAACTATTAGAAGAACATACATATGGGATAGATATTAATGTTTAACTAC comes from the Clavelina lepadiformis chromosome 5, kaClaLepa1.1, whole genome shotgun sequence genome and includes:
- the LOC143461116 gene encoding N-acetyllactosaminide beta-1,6-N-acetylglucosaminyl-transferase-like; the encoded protein is MLPLSAIYAPQNVYCIHIDLKSTSMFEAVKETASCFSNVFLATKREDVVYAGFSRLQADINCMEDLVNIPVGLNNWTYLINLCGQDYPLQTNLEAVKMLTEFNGRNVIAGTDQLTWVTVQRTKWIYRVENYTNEDGKQERKMFQTKELKSPPPFNMTILKNLAYNVYTRRFLRWVIFESEKAKALLEWSRDTLTPDEHYWLMLDALEEAPGRSGRISWSSPAKYVKWKSLKNDCSGYWRHSSCVYGAGDVNQLIRRRSLFANKFDVKHDSLPITCLREHLEKKKRKERLEIQ